From a region of the Rathayibacter sp. VKM Ac-2804 genome:
- a CDS encoding citrate synthase: protein MPEKVTLTFGERTAEFPVLRSVDGSSSIDFSTLSKQTGLMSLDYGFVNTAATKSSITYIDGDQGILRYRGYPIEEVATNATYLEVAWLLIYGELPTADELAGFDERIRRHTLLHEDLKRFFDALPHSAHPMSVLAAGVSALSTYYEDSSNPKDPEAVELTTIRLLAKLPVMAAYAHKKAIGQAFLYPDNSLSFVDNFLRLNFGTMAEPFEVDPVLSKALDRLLILHEDHEQNASTSTVRLVGSTEANLYASVSAGINALFGPLHGGANEAVLTMLGRIRESGESVQTFVERVKNKEEGVRLMGFGHRVYKNYDPRAKLVKESASEVLQALGVKDPLLDIAMELEALALEDDYFKERRLYPNVDFYTGVIYKAMGFPTRMFTVLFAIGRLPGWIAHWREMNTDKQTKIGRPQQLYTGAPERHWPTDR, encoded by the coding sequence CTGCCCGAGAAGGTGACGCTCACGTTCGGCGAGCGCACCGCGGAGTTCCCGGTGCTGCGCAGCGTCGACGGCTCCTCGAGCATCGACTTCTCCACGCTCTCCAAGCAGACCGGTCTGATGTCGCTCGACTACGGCTTCGTCAACACGGCCGCCACCAAGTCGAGCATCACCTACATCGACGGCGACCAGGGGATCCTGCGCTACCGCGGGTACCCGATCGAGGAGGTCGCGACCAATGCGACGTACCTCGAGGTGGCCTGGCTGCTGATCTACGGCGAGCTGCCCACCGCGGACGAGCTCGCCGGCTTCGACGAGCGCATCCGCCGGCACACGCTGCTGCACGAGGACCTCAAGCGCTTCTTCGACGCCCTGCCGCACAGCGCGCACCCGATGTCGGTGCTCGCCGCCGGCGTGTCGGCCCTGTCGACCTACTACGAGGACAGCTCGAACCCGAAGGACCCGGAGGCGGTCGAGCTCACCACCATCCGCCTCCTGGCGAAGCTGCCGGTGATGGCGGCGTACGCCCACAAGAAGGCGATCGGCCAGGCGTTCCTCTACCCGGACAACTCGCTGAGCTTCGTCGACAACTTCCTCCGGCTGAACTTCGGCACCATGGCCGAGCCGTTCGAGGTCGACCCGGTGCTCTCCAAGGCGCTCGACCGCCTGCTGATCCTGCACGAGGACCACGAGCAGAACGCGTCGACCTCCACGGTCCGCCTGGTCGGCTCGACCGAGGCCAACCTCTACGCGTCCGTCTCGGCCGGCATCAACGCCCTCTTCGGCCCGCTGCACGGCGGCGCGAACGAGGCCGTGCTCACGATGCTCGGCCGGATCCGCGAGTCCGGCGAGAGCGTCCAGACCTTCGTCGAGCGGGTGAAGAACAAGGAGGAGGGCGTCCGCCTGATGGGCTTCGGCCACCGGGTGTACAAGAACTACGACCCGCGCGCCAAGCTGGTCAAGGAGAGCGCGTCCGAGGTGCTGCAGGCGCTGGGCGTCAAGGACCCGCTGCTCGACATCGCGATGGAGCTCGAGGCGCTCGCGCTGGAGGACGACTACTTCAAGGAGCGCCGCCTCTACCCGAACGTCGACTTCTACACCGGCGTCATCTACAAGGCCATGGGCTTCCCGACGCGGATGTTCACCGTCCTCTTCGCCATCGGCCGCCTGCCCGGCTGGATCGCGCACTGGCGCGAGATGAACACCGACAAGCAGACCAAGATCGGCCGCCCCCAGCAGCTCTACACGGGCGCCCCCGAGCGCCACTGGCCGACCGACCG
- the dapC gene encoding succinyldiaminopimelate transaminase — protein sequence MALGPLPDYPWDLMGPATRVASAHPGGIVDLSIGSPVDPTPAPIRQALARATDAHAYPTTVGTPALREAIAAWYARRRGVPGLGLDEVLPTIGSKELVAWLPFLLGLGEGDVVVHPRAAYPTYAMGAAIAGASVLASDDPGEWPAETRLVWLNSPGNPDGAVLDVDALRRAVERARELGAVVAGDECYAELGWDGRWAAEPIPSVLDPRVAGEDRRGVLGVYSLSKQSNLAGYRAAFIAGDRELIARLVTVRKHAGMIVPAPLQEAMVVALGDDGHVAEQKERYRARRDLLRPALESAGFRVDRSEAGLYLWATEGRPAWESIDRLARRGILAGPGVFYGDHFTEHVRLSLTATDERIAAAAERLAHGL from the coding sequence GTGGCACTCGGACCGCTGCCGGACTACCCCTGGGACCTGATGGGTCCCGCCACCCGGGTGGCCTCGGCCCACCCCGGCGGCATCGTCGACCTCTCGATCGGCTCGCCGGTCGACCCGACGCCCGCGCCGATCCGCCAGGCGCTCGCGCGGGCGACGGATGCGCACGCGTACCCGACCACGGTCGGCACCCCGGCGCTGCGCGAGGCGATCGCCGCCTGGTACGCCCGTCGGCGCGGCGTCCCGGGTCTGGGCCTCGACGAGGTCCTGCCCACGATCGGCTCGAAGGAGCTCGTCGCCTGGCTGCCGTTCCTGCTCGGCCTGGGCGAGGGCGACGTCGTCGTCCATCCGCGTGCCGCCTACCCGACCTACGCGATGGGCGCCGCGATCGCCGGCGCCTCGGTGCTCGCCTCCGACGACCCCGGCGAGTGGCCGGCCGAGACGCGGCTGGTGTGGCTGAACTCGCCGGGCAACCCGGACGGCGCCGTGCTCGACGTGGACGCGCTGCGGCGCGCGGTCGAGCGGGCGCGCGAGCTGGGCGCTGTCGTGGCGGGAGACGAGTGCTACGCCGAGCTCGGCTGGGACGGCCGCTGGGCCGCCGAGCCGATCCCGAGCGTCCTCGACCCCCGGGTGGCCGGCGAGGACCGCCGGGGCGTGCTCGGCGTCTACTCCCTCAGCAAGCAGTCCAACCTGGCCGGCTACCGCGCCGCCTTCATCGCGGGCGACCGCGAGCTGATCGCGCGGCTCGTGACCGTGCGCAAGCACGCCGGGATGATCGTCCCCGCGCCGCTCCAGGAGGCGATGGTCGTCGCGCTCGGCGACGACGGCCACGTGGCGGAGCAGAAGGAGCGCTACCGCGCCCGCCGCGACCTCCTGCGCCCGGCGCTCGAGTCCGCCGGCTTCCGGGTCGACCGCAGCGAGGCGGGCCTCTACCTCTGGGCGACGGAGGGCCGGCCGGCCTGGGAGTCGATCGACCGCCTCGCGCGCCGGGGGATCCTCGCGGGCCCCGGCGTCTTCTACGGCGACCACTTCACCGAGCACGTCCGGCTCTCGCTGACCGCGACCGACGAGCGCATCGCGGCGGCCGCCGAGCGGCTCGCGCACGGGCTCTGA